Sequence from the Nitrososphaerota archaeon genome:
CAAGACCAAGTTGTAGTAATCTTTCTTTTCTCATAGAATGTTCACTGTCAAGATATAATACTACACATTTATTATTTCTCTTAAGCATACCTGCTATATTAGATGCGAATGAAGATTTGTAAGAATGTGGATTGCCAGTAAATTGGATAATAGAATGTAATGGAAATCCTTTACCAAATATTAACCTATCAAGTATAGGATCTGATAATTCCAAAAACTCTTCTTTACTTTCTGATACCTTGACTTTTTCAAGGTTACCATAAATAAGATTTTCAATGTCCTTTAAATTCATTGTAGATACCTCCATGAGTTTTTAAATGAAATGAAGATATGAAGTGAACTACACACCGACTAAAGTCGGTGGCTTCTCAGGGAGTTTGCTATCATAGGATAGCCTTATCCCTGATAGGTGGTCACCACACCTTGCCCTGACAAGTTCTTCTATAACAATTTGAGCTGTTCTACTATGTAATGATTTTTTATGAATAGAAGTATTTTTGATTTTATCTAATAATATAGTAAGAAGACCTCTTTCCTTCGGTATTGTTACTAAATTCTAACAAAAACATTATCTCTGGTAGTAACAAATAAACAGTAATGAAATTATATTCTGGAGTCATTATGCTAGAAGTTGAGATAAAGAATTTTACAGTAAATACTTCTACAATCTCTTATCTACAAAATTCACAAAGTAATCCTATAAAGAGAGTTATTACTAGTTTAATACCACCTAATAAAAATAAATTCGTATTTGTTCAAAAATTCTATAGATTTTGTCTCGATAATAATAATGATAGACAAGTATATTTTTATTTTCAAAATGAGTATGAAGAATTAAAAGAAAATAACACTAATAATACATTAGTTCTAATAGAAATTGATACTAACGATGGTGTAAAGAAACTTCTAGAATTTACAATTACAAATTCTAGAGAATTTAGATTAGCAGATAGATATGTTATTAAGTTTACAACAGATACTAAAATTTCTTATTTACAGACATGTATTACTTTAAATAATCAATCATCATCAGACGGAAATAATAACACTACAGTAACTAATTATGTCCAAGATTATATACCTATAAACTTTTCAGAAAATACATATGAAAAAGAAAATAGTATAATATTACCTTTCTATATATATCCGTATGATTATGAGAAAAATGATTTCGTTGATGATGTTAAGAAACTAATTAATAAGATAAATAGTACACAAGTTCCATTCTATATAATCATAAATCCTAATAGTGGACTTGGAGATAGTGAAGATTCTAAATATACAGAATTCATAAGGATGGTTATATCAGCAGGTGGATACCCTATTGGTTATATTCCTACAGGTTATGGTAATAGAAGCATTAGTGATATAAAATCAGATATTGATAAATGGAAACAGTTATATCCAGATGTCCATGGTATATTCTTTGATGAAGTTTCAACTAATGTTACTAAAGATTATGTAAAAGATATTTGCGGTTATNNNNNNNNNNGCTAATGATAATAAATTTAAATTCACTGTTCTAAATTTTGGAACTGAACCTGAATATAGTTTATTTAAAGAAATTCAAGAGTTAATAAGTTGTGCTTGTACTTATGAGAATAATACATACAATAACTTTAATCCAAGTAATGATATTTATAAATACACAACAAGGTATAAGAAATGTGCTATTATAAATTCACAACAACAACTTGATTACAGTAAATTACAACTATTGCTTAGATACTTCAAATATGTCTATATAACTGATAACTACGAGAGTTTACCTTCTTACTTTAATGAAGAAGTAGATTTTATAGAGAATAGTTCTTTAGTAGTTATAAGTAATAGAGTAAATACCTTGGATAGTAATGTTAATTCACTAACTACTAATGCATCACTTCTAAATGAATATCAAGATGATATTACTAAATCATTTATT
This genomic interval carries:
- a CDS encoding spherulation-specific family 4 protein; this encodes MLEVEIKNFTVNTSTISYLQNSQSNPIKRVITSLIPPNKNKFVFVQKFYRFCLDNNNDRQVYFYFQNEYEELKENNTNNTLVLIEIDTNDGVKKLLEFTITNSREFRLADRYVIKFTTDTKISYLQTCITLNNQSSSDGNNNTTVTNYVQDYIPINFSENTYEKENSIILPFYIYPYDYEKNDFVDDVKKLINKINSTQVPFYIIINPNSGLGDSEDSKYTEFIRMVISAGGYPIGYIPTGYGNRSISDIKSDIDKWKQLYPDVHGIFFDEVSTNVTKDYVKDICGY